The sequence ATTTCGAAAATAGTCTTGATCGCGCGACCGCTGGTCCTTGACCAACTTTTTGGCCCGATGTCACAGGACCCCTCTAGGGCTAGCGGCTTGCCTCTCGCTACGTTCGCCGGAATCTATGGGGCATGGGCACGAAGTCGCGAGAGGTCATCTGGAGCGGCCGGATTATGGGCGCGAAGATCCACGCTCAAGGAGCCCGTGAGCGCGCCGAGGCGGCCGTTCGGGAGGCCGACCGGGCGGAAGCCGAAGCTTGGTCCGTCCTCATGGAAGGCTACGGGGGCCCTGCCCAGCCCTCACCGACGATCGGCCAATGCCTCAATAGCGGACTCGCTTGGCTGGAGGTCGAATGCGCCCGCTGCAAGATCCGCGCGAGCCTCCCTCTCAATGCCATCCGCCGGTGCAAGGACACGCCGCTCTGGAAGCAGGAAGCTTCCGTTAAATGCCGATCATGTCGCACATCCCGCTACGCTCCGCCTGCCCGCATGATCAAGCTAACCGAAACAAGGCAGATTACGCCGTATAAGTGGGTCCACACCAGTGAGGAGCTTTAGAGAATCATGACCAAGTTCGCCGCGGAACGCCCCTATGCCGATCCAGAGGCGGCGGCCCGCCAGCTCGCCGCGAGTATCGAACCTGTCCAAGACGGGCGCATTTATATCGAGAAGATCAACGCGCCCTTCCTCTACGCGCTCAAAGCGAGCGGGGCCGAGTTTGGCGCCGGCATCGAGCATGCGATCGAGAAAGGTTGGCTCAAGTTGCACGAGAGCGGGACTTACGTGCGGCTCCTCGCAGCGGCGACATGATGTAATCTTTCGGCGGCCTAATCGGTAAACCACAGAGCGGCTGATCGATGGCGAGGGAAACAGTTGCGCAAGCCCCGTGGGATTCAAATTTGTGAATCCGGCACAAAGGGAACGCCCCGGGCGGCGAGGACGAGTTGGAGCGCTATATGCGCTGGTTGCCCCGAGGCACAGGGACGGCCTTCTGCCTCATTGCCTTGCGCACCACGAAAATCTCGGCCGATCGCCCGCCTTCGGTCTGGTGGCCAGGGGAGCGCTGAGATTGAATTAACCCCAGAACGCCCCTACGTTCTTCTTTCAATGGCTCAGATCACACCCACGATGATCAATACTCCGATCTCAACCAATAGGAGTGTGCCCGTTGCGGCGGAGATGAAAAAAATCGCCCAATGACAGGAAGCGCATGATTCGCCTCGCAACTTGCCAAAGAAGCGGCCCCTACATCCTTGGGGGCGTAAGCAGGGGGGCAGGATGACGGGACCGCTTCTCGGAGGTCCTTGACGCGTCCGTCCGGCGCCAAGCACCCCTAATTAATACAAATTTAAAGCTTTGTCCATTTAATTTATTTAATTGTAGGTTATTTTAAATCCGATGTTTAACGCGCGGTATTGCACGATGCTATATTCAGCAGAATAAGGCCGCCTCAGAGCTCGCGCTCCATCACTGGATGACTATGGTGCCGGCTGCTGAGTCTGGATTGCCGCGGCACGGTGCCTGGTCGAGGACGAACAGTCGGATCGCGGACGACAGGTTGGCCTGCTGGCGGCATCTTGGATCGGCCGAGGGCAGCCCAACGCGCCCGATATTGCGGCACGCTTAATCTCCGGCCACGTATCACCTGATACGACGCGCCGAATTTTTCTGCGGAAATATCCATCAGCGCGCAAGTTGAGTAGGCGCGCTCGCGGCCCCGGCGCTACTCCTCACGTCCAGCCCTGGAAGCGTTTGGGTCGCTCACTGCTGCACCGTTGATCGCCGCCAAGCATCTTTTAACTCCTGATTCACAAAGATTGGCGCGGGAATATCTCACCGCGCCTACCGTGATGTCACCGGGGCTGGCTGCATATTTCACTTAAATCGTTTACTCGGTATCTTTTGACCTTGCCCGGGCCGCAGCGATATTCTTCGCTGCGGCCTTCGTGCTGACGTTCCCGCCGCCAGTTTTCCGCTTTGTACCGACAATATGTCTGTCCAAATTGCCATTGGAGAATGTTTTATGTCCAAGGAGAATTGCCTGATTGTTCGTGCCGCTGGGAAACAACTTGATTTGTTACGGGGCGAAGCCTCCCGCCTTGCGCAAGGAGCTAATGTCGGTTGGTGGACCGACCGCGCGGAGATCGGCACCAGGTTCTGTTTTGAAGATTCTAAATCAAAAGAGGCATTCGCACTCACCTGCGACCGCCTCGGCATCACCTGCCAGGAAGGCTAGTCCATTGAAAAACCCGCCGACCTGGGAGCCGGCGGGTTTCTCAATGCCCATGCGTACCGCGGTATTCGTCACCAATCCGCGATGACATATCATACCGCGACACCCGTTGATGGCAGGTTACCACCTCGATCGTCGACCGTGCATCTGCCGCTGGCGGTCGCGCTTCCTGAACGTTCTGCACTGACGCCTGATACCCGAAAAGTTCAACGCACCATTCCTCTATACCATCAGGGGTAGCGGCTCGGGGTTCGGCGCCGGCATAGGTACGCCGTCGAACGCGGTTGGCTCGAGCTGCACCCTATGTGCGCCTGCAATCACGACCTGCTGTCGCACGCTTGGTGGCTAGCTTCCGATAGGCGCCGGCTTGTTGAAGCAGCTGAGACTTGAAGGTTGAATTCGGCGCCAACCCTTCAAGCTGGACCGCTCGCTCCAGATATTCGGTCAGCAGCTTCACGAAATGCCCTATCTGTGTTTCGTTGCGAGCACATGCCCGAGCGCAGCTGGCGGCGCGGACTGGGGTGCAGCCAGCCAATCATTGATTTGCACAGCAGCCTCGGCTTGCCTGACCCGCTTCATTAAAAGTTCGCGCTCAGTACCCGGCGGCAACCGCTCGGCGGCCTCTCGAACTTGGCAGCTTCCTCAATGAGGCGCTGCGCGAACGAGGTAGTGTGTTTAATGCGACGACGAAGCTTACTCACGCGTATCTCCCGAAAGAAGCCTAAGCCCGCAGTCGAGCGGCCAGTCCTGTCGTAGGCCGATCTTTTTGGCGGGTAGCTCAGCGCAATGCTGCAACAGATCCGACTCAGGACACGTACCATCTGATACGACACGCCAGGCTTTCTTTAGAAAAATATCCACCCAGGAACTAGCGAGAGATGCTTCTCGTTAGACCAAGCCTTGCTCGCGGTTAACAGACGCAAGGATCTAACTTGGCCTCAGCCGTCCAGACAGCGGCTGAGGCCTTTTCGTTCGTATTCCGCGCGGTTCTCTACACCGTCCAACGCTGAGTGAGCCCGCCTTGACCTAATGAGAAGCGAGAGCTTCCGAAGACATTGCGTCCGAGTCGCAATCACTATTTCGGCCTTGCGCAGATGGAACACAAGGCATCGAGAACAATTTGACTTTGCGCCGGCTCCGCCGAGCCGGTGGAGCGGCCCCGGCCAGATCGCCTCAGCACTCGTTGCCCAAAGTCGGGGCCGTCTCTCCGCCACTGCGTTTCGGAGTAAGCGTAGCCGTCCATCGCCCTCGATCGTCCCAACTGATCGCCTCGACCGCGACATCTACTTAGTGCTTGAGGACTTCGGCGCGCGTGCCGGCTGCCGCTGCAGGACTTCATCCAGGCAACGCCATGCGGCGCATCGACGAGCAACTCGTCCTGCCGCTTCGCGGCATCGCCGGATGGTGGGGAGGCAAGCCTATCGGCCGGACGCCCCCGGGACGGTCGCGCGCACTTCCTCCGCTGCCCGGTCTGCGGAGAAGTCCTGGATATGCGAGGGGAGCTCCTCGATTATCTACATCGCCAAAACCGAAGAGAAACCGACCCAACATTAATCCGCGCGAGTGTCCGCGGAGATCGGCATAGCGCCGGCATCATAGCGCCGATGGACGAAAAGCGGCAGACGGCGCGCGTCGTCCGCTTCCCTGCCGAAAGGCGACATAGAAGAGACGTCCTGGAAAGCAAAAGGCCTCCAGCTGAGCTTGCCCGCCATTGGGGCCGAGCCCTAGGTCAGATACGGATCAGAGCCGCTCCGGATAGCATGCGCTAGTCGGCCTGTGTCTTGGTCGGGTTGGAGTCGCGCAAGCCGCCTTTCGAGCTCTGTCCTTTTGGCGACTATTCTTGCGGCTAGGATCTCATCGACCTCTGTGTGGAGGGCCCACAGTTCATCGATGGACATCCGCCCTAATTGCTCTTTGTCCATGATCGCACCCGAACCAACGCCCCGTTTGGTCCGTTAACGAGAGGCCGGCAAGCAAATACCGGTTCCTCGAATATGCCCCTACGCTTGTTTTGGCTGTGGCGCCGGATTCAACCGATCTCGCGTCACGCTAGTTCCCTGCTTTGCGCGAGCCTCATCTTCGGCTTGAGCTACTTTTTGTCGAATCTCTTCCAATTCGGAAAGCTTGGAAGCAAGTGCTTCGAAACGTTGGCGCAAATCAGCAACGCGACTATACATCCGACCTCCCACCACGACTGTATCTTTGTGAACAATACGGCGTCCTCGGCATCTGGAGGTTTGGATCGAATGCCGAGGCCGCTTTCCCGCGCGGGATCGAAACCAGAGCGGCCGGCTAGATTACGTTCATTTTGAGTTCCCGCGCCTGCATATGTGAACCCGTCAGCACTGCGCTCGATTTACCGGCCCGCGTTCTGATGGGGCCATCGGACTCAGGTCCGCCTTCTCCGAGCCACCACACTGGATGTTGGACAGACATGGCTAAGGTGCTCAGACGCGATAACCGGGTCCGATCTCCCAGAGGTAGCCGGTATGGCGGAGGCGTGTTTGGTGTGCGGCGTATGACCAGAAGCGGACGCGATGATCGTACGACCGATCGCTGGCCGAGCATTCGCTCACCCTCTACTATCCGAGAATTCTCAGCCCGCCGGGGGTTCAGTCGGCAGTTATTTTTGGAGGTGCAAATGCACTATCGACGACGACTTCTTTTCCACGGAGTGTCTTTGTTTTTTTGATCGGACTCTTCACTGGCCTCGTTGAGCAACACTTCACAAACGTGCGTATGGCGCTGGCAGCCCATCTTGAAGGCGTAATGAACGGAATATTTCTTCTCACCGTCGGCGCGATCTGGAACGAGCTGATGCTGTCGTCTCGAACAACCAGCGTAGCTTAATGGGTACTGCTCGGCGGGACATATTGCAATTGGGTCATGACAACGATCGCCGCAGTTCGCGGAACCGCGGCCCTTTCTCCGATAACCGCGGCCGGATACGGTGCCTCACAGTGGCAAGAATCCTTGGTCACCTTGGGATTCGTCGTCATCGGGCTTGCGGCGATCTCCGCTTCCGTATTGCCATTGTGGGTGCTACGAAGCAAGGTAACGCCTCGCTGCCTGATATTGCGAGACCAGATCAAATGTCGCCGTAGGGCCAAAATGCGAAGCCACCCACGTGAGCAAATCGAGTCCGATGTACTCCACCATCCGGACGCCACGGGGTGAGCCGATGCTTCGGAGAAAGACGAAGAGCAAGCGCTCAGTCATTCGATCACTTCATCGGCCGATGTAAGCAGAATATCTGGAACCCTTAGGCCAAGTGCCTTCGCCGTTCTTAAATTGATCACAAGGTTGAACCTCGTGGGCTGTTCAACAGGAAGTTCTGCGGGGCTCGTGCCATTCAGGATGCGCGAAACGAGGAAGGCCGACCGACGATAAGCCGCACGGATATGCGGTCCGTAAGAGACTAGCCCGCCAGCTCTTGGGAACGAATCAGCGAAACTCATGGTTGCCAATTTGTTTTCTAAGGCAAAGGCGGCGATCTGTTTTCCTCCGACATCAAAAAGCGGGTTGCTCGTGAGAGTGATCGCTTGCGATTTGGCTTGCACTGCCGCGGCAATGCCAGCCTCGATGTCTCTTTCCGCGCGTACTCCTATCAACTCAAGAGCAAGCCATAGCTTTGGTGCAGCAGACTCAAGAGGTTTGACCGAAAGCGGGGACGTCGCGTCATCGGGATTGAAAAACACAGCCACTCGGGTCAGAGCAGGATCAAGTTCTTTCAGCAACTCCAGCCGCTTGGCACTCGCTTCCGCGGTCAAGATGCTTATACCTGTGATGTTGCCGCCCGGCTTTGAAAGGCTGTTGACTAGACCCGCCGCCACTAAATCGCCTGTGATGCAGACTATCGGAATCGTGCTGGTTGCATCCTTAGCAAGGGTTCCGGCCAGTGCGCCCGACGCGAAGATCAGATCAACCTTTCTTGCGATGGCATCGGAAATCTGTTTCGCAACAGCGATGCGCGCGACGGTATCCGGCCCTCCAACTAAGATGACGGTTTTGTTGTCGATCAGGCCAAACTCACGTAGGCCATCCTTGAACGAATCGACTGCGCCCTGACCTAGTGAACAACTATTGCGATCCGCGGGGGTGCCATAGATTGAGCACGGGCGGCCACTGACCAGAGAGCCGCAGCACCAAGCAGGAAAATGCACTCACGCATTTCCATGCATTTTTGCTCCGTCGTTTGGCTCATCTGACTATAAGCAAAAGTTCTTCTCCGGCGACGCAACCATCCGGCTGTCGTTTGGCGCGCCGCCCTTGCCGACATGATCGCCGTCAGGAAACGCGAGTTAAGCAAAGTGCAGCGAGAGGAAGCTCTCCGGTCGTGGCCGGGAAGTAGCTGAAACTGTTTGTCCTGGCCTCGACCTGTCCGGCGAGAGAGGCGCTACGCATACGCAAGGTTTGGGTGACATTGTTTTGGTTGAAGATGCCCAGTGGCGTCGCAGCGTTCGCGGTGTGTCACTACGGGCCACGCGATCGGCCGAACACAATTATCATCGGCTGCTCGACGCGTGCGAGGCGTTGGCGGTCGCTGCTCGGATGTCGCACGTGTTAGCTGGTGCTAACATGGCGCGCCACGAAGCCTATCGTCATCTGGTCGCTCGCGGATTTCGTACCGAGATTCTGGGCGTGACGATGCACAGACATAACGATCCCGGCTATTGCCGCCCCGGCGCCTACATCATCGACGATTGGCGATAGCATCTATCAGGCAAGACTTTCGGACCGGGTCACCAGCGAAGATGAAGCTGACACCGCGGCGGTCTCAGCTCCGGTCAGGTTTTCTCGGGTGTTCTCCTAGCTCCGATAAGATGGCTGTTCATACTGAGCAAATATATACCGCGCTGCTGGGCAAGGCAGCGCGGTTGTAAGCCGTGAGGAGTTTGGCCTATTTGGACATTCCGTCCTTCTTCATGCCCGGTTTTTGCATGGAGTCCTTCTTCATGCCGTCCTTCGACATGCCTTCCTTGGACATGCCGTCGTTGCTCATGCCGGTAGTGCCCTTGCTCATTGAGCCTTTCTCCATGCCAGACTGCTCCGTGCCGGGCTTCGAATTACCCGCAGGGTTGGTCTGGCCCTGAGCGAAGGCAGAGCCGCACATCATGGCAAGGGCAGCGGTGGCGATGATGATCTTTTTCATTGGGAACTCCTGGTTGCTGTGCAGCCTAACGAGAGCAAGCAAAGGCTGTTCCTATAAACGAAGTTGAGAGGGAAGATATTCTCCTCTCGGTTTCTGATACCGATCGCGACCTTATCCGTAAATCGCCGGAATTCGGTCAAGTCCATTTGCGTTTACCGAGTCATTCGGCCAGTCGCTTAATGAGTAGATAGCATAGTCCACACGATGATTGGCACGGATAGGCCCACCGATCGCGCTTGACCGAGGTGAGGTGTGCGCTGTCGGCAGCACCTCAAAACCTAGCGGCTTGCCTCCCGCTCAGTTCGCCGGAATCTATCTCGCATGGGCACCAAGTCGCGAGAGGTTATCTGGGGCGGCCGGATCATGGGGGCGAAGATCCACGCCCGGGGAGCCCGTGAGCGTGCTCAAGAGGCCGTTCGAGAAGCCGACCGGGCGGAGGCCGAAGCATGGTCCGTTCGCATGGAAGGCTACGGCGGCCCTGCCCAGCCCTCCCCGACGATCGGTCAATGCCTAAATGGCGGACTTGCCTGGCTGGAGGTTGAGTGCGCCCGCTGCAAAGCTCGCGCGAGCCTGCCACTCGACGCCATCCGCCGGCCAAAAGATACGCCGCTCTGGAAGCTGGAATCCTCTCTCAGGTGCCGGTCCTGCCGCACCACCCGCTACGCGCTGCCCGCGCGCATGATCAAGCTAACCGAGACAAGGCAGATCACTCCCTATAAATGGGTCCATCCCACCGAGGAGCGCTAAAGCAATCAATGACCAAATTCGCTGCTGCACGTCCCTATGCCGATCCTGAGGCGGCCGCTCGCCAGATCATCCAGCTCGCGGCAAGCACCGAGCCGGTCCAGGACGGCCGGGTTCATATCGAGAAAATCAACGCGCCGTTTCTCTATACCCTGAAGGGTAGCGGCTCGGAGTTTGGCGCCGGCATCAAGTACGCGATCCAGCAAGGTTGGCTCGAGCTACACGAAAGCGGGACCTATGTGCGGCTGATTAAAGCTGCAGCACAATAAAAACGGCCCCAGCGCAACCCTAACGCCGGAGCCGTTTGGAGGTTTGCTTGGCGGTAATGGGATCGCAAAGCATCCCGAGCATAGGAAAAACTGGCAATCGGGTCTGTCCGCTTCTGCACACAAGGGATAGAGTTCCCGTTCGGGAACGGGACTGATCGCCATGAAAGACATGCAGACTCAGTTGGAAAAGCTCCGAACGGATGCTGCCGAGTGCGCCTTGATCCGCGATCTGGCCACTGATCCCAAGAAGCGAGAACTGTTCACAAGGCTGGCCGCCCATCTGGCAGTTTTGGCCGATGAGGTTGAACGCGCGATTGCTGCCGCGAGACCTGAGGTGGTGCGGAAAAAATGACCGACTGAGGCCAGGGTCGGCTAACCGATCCGCCCCGCGACAACGATCGCGCGCGCCTGCGCTCCCGAAATGGTGCCTGGACTGGACCAACCGATATCCCAACAGGAACGTCTCCATTCCCGATGCTTTTCCGGGAATGGACGAGTCGGATCTGGCGTAGTTGGAGGCGCGGCCATGAAGCGCCACGCTATGAGCAAGTATTTCGGTAATGGCGCCGGCCACGTTTTGCGCCAGCACAACAGTGCCGTCCTGCTGTTCAGCTGGCACGGCAAGCCCGACGGATCGGCCCGCTATGTCGAGCACGTCAACCGCTACGCCCGCAATGGCGTGGAGTATCCCAGCCTTGCCGACCTACTCCGCGCCATCGAGGCCGAGCACGCTCAGAAGAAGCCCTGATGCAGCCCCAGCTCTACATCAAACGGCACCGTCCCCAGCAGCCTCTTGGAGCTGTAGGCGCCCGCTGGGACGGCGACTGTTTGGCGTCGGATCGGATCTGCAGTCGAAAGCGGCTGGCT is a genomic window of Bradyrhizobium sp. CCGB12 containing:
- a CDS encoding ABC transporter substrate-binding protein; amino-acid sequence: MHFPAWCCGSLVSGRPCSIYGTPADRNSCSLGQGAVDSFKDGLREFGLIDNKTVILVGGPDTVARIAVAKQISDAIARKVDLIFASGALAGTLAKDATSTIPIVCITGDLVAAGLVNSLSKPGGNITGISILTAEASAKRLELLKELDPALTRVAVFFNPDDATSPLSVKPLESAAPKLWLALELIGVRAERDIEAGIAAAVQAKSQAITLTSNPLFDVGGKQIAAFALENKLATMSFADSFPRAGGLVSYGPHIRAAYRRSAFLVSRILNGTSPAELPVEQPTRFNLVINLRTAKALGLRVPDILLTSADEVIE
- a CDS encoding pentapeptide MXKDX repeat protein codes for the protein MKKIIIATAALAMMCGSAFAQGQTNPAGNSKPGTEQSGMEKGSMSKGTTGMSNDGMSKEGMSKDGMKKDSMQKPGMKKDGMSK